The following proteins come from a genomic window of Candidatus Zixiibacteriota bacterium:
- a CDS encoding Glu/Leu/Phe/Val dehydrogenase — protein MAQDQLSFFETVMAFFDKAAGHTDHHPGLIDQIKYCNSIYEFKFPLKKDDGTIEIMQAFRVEHSHHKLPVKGGIRFSEMVNADEVKALAALMTFKCAIVDVPFGGAKGGVRMEPRRYSKDQLERITRRYTAELTKKNFIGPGIDVPAPDYGTGESEMAWIADTYSALNPGQIDAAACVTGKPIAQGGIHGRAEATGRGVFYGLRRACSYAEDMKKIGLEPGLEGKTVVVQGLGNVGYHAARFLQEAGAKIIAIAEYDGAIHNPEGLDVHAVWQYRRETGKILGFNGASNLKCNTDALEIACDILLPAALERQITERNAPNVKARIVAEAANGPLTAGAEEILLAKGVLIIPDAYLNAGGVTVSYFEWLKNLSHVRFGRLSKRFEESTHARMVEVVEAATGRKLSREERAKAIHGADEIDLVNSGLEETMYNAYDAIREIRLSKNNIHDLRTAAFVNAIDKIAISYMQLGIFP, from the coding sequence ATGGCACAGGATCAATTGTCTTTTTTCGAAACGGTGATGGCCTTTTTCGACAAGGCTGCCGGGCACACGGACCACCACCCCGGGTTGATCGATCAGATCAAATACTGCAACAGCATCTACGAGTTCAAATTCCCGCTCAAAAAAGATGACGGTACTATCGAAATAATGCAGGCGTTTCGTGTTGAACACAGCCACCACAAGCTCCCCGTCAAGGGTGGTATCCGCTTCAGCGAGATGGTTAACGCCGACGAAGTCAAAGCGCTGGCGGCACTTATGACGTTCAAGTGCGCTATTGTAGACGTACCGTTCGGCGGAGCAAAAGGCGGGGTGCGTATGGAGCCGCGGAGGTACTCGAAAGACCAGTTAGAGCGGATTACGCGCCGTTACACTGCCGAATTGACGAAGAAGAACTTCATCGGCCCGGGGATCGATGTTCCGGCGCCTGATTACGGGACAGGGGAGAGCGAAATGGCATGGATCGCCGACACGTATTCCGCGCTCAACCCGGGGCAAATCGATGCGGCAGCATGTGTTACAGGAAAACCGATCGCGCAGGGCGGGATCCATGGTCGAGCCGAAGCAACCGGCCGCGGTGTTTTCTACGGTCTACGGCGTGCCTGCAGTTATGCGGAGGACATGAAGAAGATCGGTCTGGAGCCCGGGTTGGAAGGCAAAACAGTCGTGGTACAGGGACTGGGGAATGTCGGTTATCATGCTGCGCGCTTCCTTCAGGAGGCAGGAGCCAAGATCATTGCGATAGCGGAGTACGACGGGGCCATCCACAATCCCGAGGGGCTTGACGTACATGCGGTATGGCAGTACCGCAGGGAGACCGGCAAGATCCTTGGATTCAACGGAGCCTCGAATCTGAAGTGCAACACGGACGCGCTGGAAATCGCGTGTGATATACTCCTGCCGGCCGCACTCGAGCGACAGATCACGGAGCGAAACGCCCCGAACGTAAAAGCGAGAATCGTCGCCGAGGCCGCAAACGGACCTCTCACGGCCGGCGCGGAGGAGATTCTGTTGGCCAAGGGAGTCCTGATCATTCCCGACGCATATCTGAATGCCGGTGGTGTGACTGTGTCGTACTTCGAGTGGCTCAAGAACCTCAGCCACGTTCGCTTCGGGCGGTTGAGCAAGCGGTTTGAGGAGAGTACTCATGCTCGGATGGTAGAGGTGGTTGAAGCGGCTACCGGCCGGAAGCTGAGCCGAGAGGAACGTGCAAAGGCCATTCACGGCGCCGACGAAATAGACCTCGTCAATTCGGGTCTGGAGGAGACAATGTATAATGCGTACGACGCGATTCGTGAAATTCGCTTAAGTAAGAACAACATTCACGACCTTCGCACGGCCGCATTTGTCAATGCCATCGACAAGATCGCAATTTCGTACATGCAACTGGGCATATTCCCCTGA
- a CDS encoding Gfo/Idh/MocA family oxidoreductase codes for MSKNFAITGVGGYVAPRHLKAIQDTGNVLVAAVDPNDSVGILDRYFENVKFFTEFERFDRHVEKLRRGDPAGRVNYVSICSPNYLHDAHVRFALRVGADAICEKPLVLNPWNIDALQELEQESGRRVFTVLQLRVHPALIALKEKLAREKRTQKHDVVLTYITSRGWWYLVSWKGQVERSGGLATNIGVHFYDLLIWLFGAVQHSEVHYNDPRKTAGFIELENATVRWYLSIDRQDLPSGIVSNGQTTYRSITIDGDEVEFSGGFTDLHTEVYRQVLAGRGFGLEHARPSINLVHDIREAAPIGLTDRSHDFLKKL; via the coding sequence ATGTCGAAGAATTTTGCAATCACGGGTGTGGGCGGCTATGTCGCGCCGCGCCATCTCAAGGCCATTCAGGATACAGGCAACGTGCTCGTCGCCGCCGTGGACCCCAATGATTCCGTCGGCATTCTCGATCGTTACTTCGAAAACGTCAAATTCTTCACCGAATTCGAACGGTTCGACCGCCACGTTGAGAAACTGCGCCGCGGCGATCCGGCCGGACGAGTTAATTATGTCTCCATTTGCTCACCCAACTACCTGCACGATGCCCACGTTCGATTTGCACTTCGGGTCGGCGCTGACGCGATTTGCGAGAAACCGCTGGTCCTTAATCCGTGGAACATCGACGCCCTGCAGGAACTGGAACAGGAATCTGGACGCCGCGTCTTCACCGTGCTTCAGCTTCGGGTTCACCCGGCCTTGATAGCCCTCAAGGAGAAACTGGCCCGGGAAAAGCGCACCCAAAAACACGATGTAGTCCTTACGTACATCACGTCGCGCGGCTGGTGGTATCTCGTCTCGTGGAAAGGTCAGGTGGAACGGTCCGGCGGCCTTGCCACGAATATCGGAGTCCACTTTTACGATCTGCTCATCTGGCTGTTTGGCGCCGTACAGCACAGCGAAGTTCACTACAACGACCCCCGTAAGACCGCCGGGTTCATCGAACTGGAGAACGCCACCGTACGATGGTATCTGTCCATCGACCGTCAAGACCTCCCTTCGGGAATTGTCAGCAATGGCCAAACCACCTATCGGTCGATCACCATCGACGGTGACGAAGTTGAATTCTCGGGCGGCTTCACTGATTTGCACACTGAGGTCTATCGACAGGTTCTGGCCGGCAGAGGCTTCGGCCTCGAACATGCGAGGCCGTCAATCAACCTCGTACACGACATCCGGGAAGCCGCACCGATTGGATTAACTGATCGGTCCCACGACTTCCTCAAAAAACTGTAG
- a CDS encoding HD domain-containing protein — MNELVLRLLPELKQIGNADLRSKTAACWEEAIAFRGWTEELLRGIPFTLLADNVQITFIDHVRAVCKMCIAVDEVLDESHGKNKAPVNRDYLIAGALLADVGKLMEFEIVDGKPVKSDYGKHIRHPFSGVGLAFKHGLPSEVMHIIATHSKEGTGEKRLAESIIFHHCDFIDFDLVK; from the coding sequence ATGAACGAGCTTGTCCTTCGCCTGTTGCCCGAACTGAAACAAATCGGCAATGCCGATCTCCGGTCCAAAACCGCCGCGTGCTGGGAGGAAGCGATTGCTTTCCGGGGCTGGACCGAGGAGCTTTTGCGAGGGATCCCTTTCACCCTGCTGGCCGATAATGTGCAAATCACCTTTATTGACCACGTTCGTGCTGTCTGTAAGATGTGTATAGCCGTTGACGAGGTGCTTGATGAAAGTCACGGCAAAAACAAGGCCCCGGTCAACCGCGACTATCTGATAGCGGGGGCGCTGTTGGCGGATGTCGGTAAACTGATGGAATTCGAGATCGTCGACGGCAAGCCGGTGAAATCGGACTACGGCAAACACATTCGTCATCCGTTTTCCGGGGTTGGGCTCGCATTCAAGCATGGGCTGCCCTCGGAGGTGATGCATATTATCGCCACCCATTCCAAGGAAGGTACGGGCGAGAAGCGGCTGGCCGAGTCGATCATTTTCCACCACTGTGACTTCATCGACTTCGACCTGGTGAAGTGA
- the lysF gene encoding homoaconitase, with translation MRPQNLVEKIANRFARDLEPGQQVFAGDYLSISPAFVMTHDNSGAVIPKFTSIGATKVRNPRQVVFTLDHNVQDKSEKNLEKYGKIEAFAKRHGIDFYPAGRGIGHQIMCEEGYAWPGTLVVASDSHSNMYGGLACLGTPVVRTDAAAIWATGRTWWQVPPVARVTLSGRLREGATGKDVIICLCGFFNKDEVLNHAVEFTGDGVSSLSLNDRLTIANMTTEWGALAGIFPIDSVTIAWLRERAAYVRGRGPSGVPSDADGRGSHPRLTEARISELESQRLQADPDAYYAKELTLDLGSVSPHVSGPDHVKTMISIPEIRKRRVKINKAYLVSCVNSRFEDLAAAAAVVKGKKVADGVEFYVAAASSEVQKKAEEHGHWQTLLAAGARELPPGCGPCIGLGVGLLEDGEIGISATNRNFKGRMGSRSAQAYLASPAVVAASAVAGIIDMPGIEDTIQVRAGLKASVRRTADSGPTRILSGFPAAVDGELIFCHQDNLNTDGIYPGKYTYNDDFTPEQQAGVVMENYDPQFGKMVAAGDILVGGFNFGTGSSREQAATALKYRGVRLVLAGSFSETYKRNALNNGFLAIEAPELVDDLKARFGTDRLTVKTGICATLDFTQATLKTDDKEYPISPVGAAAQELVLSGGLESWVKKHL, from the coding sequence GTGCGTCCACAAAATCTCGTTGAGAAGATTGCGAACAGGTTTGCCAGGGATCTGGAACCCGGGCAGCAGGTCTTCGCCGGCGACTATCTGTCGATCTCGCCGGCCTTTGTTATGACCCACGATAATTCAGGAGCGGTGATCCCGAAGTTCACATCGATCGGCGCGACGAAAGTTCGGAACCCGCGGCAGGTCGTTTTTACACTCGATCACAATGTGCAGGATAAGTCTGAGAAGAACCTCGAGAAGTACGGAAAGATCGAGGCGTTTGCGAAGAGGCACGGGATCGACTTTTATCCGGCGGGTCGCGGTATCGGTCATCAGATCATGTGTGAAGAGGGCTACGCCTGGCCGGGTACGCTGGTGGTCGCCTCGGACAGCCATTCGAATATGTACGGCGGGTTGGCTTGTCTCGGTACGCCAGTAGTCAGGACCGATGCCGCCGCGATCTGGGCCACGGGCCGCACCTGGTGGCAGGTTCCACCGGTCGCCAGGGTGACACTGAGCGGACGACTGAGAGAAGGAGCGACCGGCAAAGATGTTATTATCTGTCTTTGCGGTTTCTTCAACAAGGATGAAGTACTCAACCATGCGGTAGAGTTTACCGGCGACGGGGTTAGTTCCTTGAGTCTCAACGATCGTTTGACGATTGCGAACATGACCACAGAATGGGGTGCCCTCGCCGGGATTTTCCCTATTGACAGTGTTACCATCGCCTGGCTGCGCGAACGAGCCGCTTATGTGCGCGGGCGAGGGCCTTCCGGAGTGCCGTCGGATGCAGATGGTCGCGGGTCACACCCGAGGCTGACCGAGGCGAGGATAAGCGAATTGGAGTCGCAACGACTGCAAGCTGACCCGGACGCCTATTATGCGAAGGAACTCACCCTGGACCTGGGCTCTGTATCGCCTCACGTATCGGGTCCGGATCACGTGAAAACGATGATCTCGATTCCGGAGATCCGCAAACGGCGGGTGAAAATCAACAAGGCTTACCTCGTGTCGTGCGTAAACAGCCGTTTTGAAGATCTTGCCGCCGCGGCTGCCGTGGTCAAAGGGAAGAAAGTGGCCGACGGCGTCGAATTTTATGTCGCCGCAGCATCATCTGAAGTCCAGAAGAAGGCGGAGGAGCATGGTCACTGGCAGACGTTGCTTGCGGCCGGTGCCCGGGAATTGCCGCCGGGCTGCGGACCGTGTATCGGGCTGGGAGTCGGTCTCTTGGAAGACGGCGAGATAGGGATTTCGGCGACAAACCGAAACTTCAAGGGACGGATGGGGTCGCGTAGTGCGCAAGCGTACCTTGCATCGCCTGCGGTAGTTGCCGCATCTGCTGTTGCAGGTATTATCGATATGCCGGGGATCGAGGATACCATTCAAGTCAGGGCCGGACTCAAGGCAAGCGTCCGCCGGACTGCGGACAGCGGACCAACCAGGATTCTCAGCGGATTCCCGGCCGCGGTTGACGGTGAGCTCATCTTTTGTCATCAGGACAACTTGAATACCGACGGCATCTATCCCGGCAAGTACACTTACAATGACGACTTCACGCCGGAACAACAGGCCGGTGTGGTGATGGAGAACTACGACCCGCAATTTGGTAAGATGGTCGCAGCGGGTGATATCCTGGTGGGGGGGTTCAATTTCGGCACCGGATCATCGCGCGAGCAGGCCGCTACAGCTCTCAAGTATCGGGGAGTCCGCCTGGTACTCGCCGGATCGTTCAGTGAGACGTACAAGCGCAATGCGCTCAACAACGGCTTTCTTGCGATCGAGGCGCCGGAGCTGGTGGATGATCTGAAAGCGCGTTTTGGAACCGACAGGCTGACGGTTAAAACAGGTATTTGCGCCACACTGGATTTCACGCAGGCAACGCTCAAGACCGACGACAAGGAGTACCCGATCAGCCCGGTCGGGGCGGCTGCGCAGGAGTTGGTGCTGAGCGGCGGTCTGGAGAGCTGGGTGAAGAAGCACCTGTAG
- a CDS encoding transglutaminase-like domain-containing protein: MQKCRNGITLGWLLLAAFGLVAVGGCGRSDDVKVSGTVHVGNDSVYYSIDRYSGGFAYSDVDPYDTINNELAVDLLIYTTIDTVTLTPDTNAQYVKLVNGDSSKYITVLYFNQARRNAEKYLDLLRQYAAFSSEPPADGFHFTYASAADDDLTELRTTYNLDSVAGDGGEFSRIRNLLHWAHTKVRHDGSEDPADPRPRNALNIIATCQRESKGANCRMLATLLNEVLLAEGFRSRHVTCMPYDKEDPDCHVINMVYSDSLRKWLYVDPTFDAYFMDEDSNLLSIEEVRAKLIGGEMLLLPDDINWNGEPKDRRGYITYMSKNLFRFFCPVASEFGYESKDTCAWVYLNPVGYDSSRAGISDTTLKDGRQLVDFYTNDNESFWTTP, translated from the coding sequence ATGCAGAAATGCAGGAACGGGATCACGCTGGGGTGGCTCCTGCTCGCGGCGTTCGGTCTTGTGGCCGTGGGCGGGTGCGGCCGTTCCGACGACGTGAAGGTGAGCGGCACGGTGCATGTCGGGAACGATTCGGTCTACTATAGTATCGACCGGTATTCGGGCGGCTTTGCATACTCGGATGTCGATCCGTACGATACGATCAACAATGAACTGGCGGTCGACCTTTTGATCTACACGACGATCGACACGGTGACGCTGACGCCGGACACAAACGCGCAGTACGTCAAGCTGGTCAACGGAGACTCTTCGAAGTACATCACCGTTTTATATTTCAATCAGGCTCGGCGGAACGCGGAGAAGTATCTCGACCTGCTCAGGCAGTATGCGGCTTTTTCATCTGAGCCGCCTGCCGATGGATTTCATTTCACATACGCGTCGGCCGCGGACGACGACCTGACCGAACTGCGGACAACGTACAATCTGGACTCGGTGGCCGGCGACGGGGGCGAGTTTTCGCGTATCCGGAATCTTCTGCACTGGGCGCATACGAAGGTTCGGCATGATGGTTCCGAGGATCCCGCCGACCCTCGGCCCAGGAACGCGCTGAATATCATCGCGACGTGTCAACGCGAGAGCAAGGGGGCCAATTGCCGAATGCTGGCGACGTTGCTCAATGAGGTTCTTCTTGCGGAAGGATTTCGGTCGCGTCATGTCACATGTATGCCGTACGACAAGGAAGACCCGGATTGCCATGTGATCAACATGGTCTATTCGGATTCGCTCAGGAAGTGGTTGTATGTGGATCCGACATTTGACGCGTATTTCATGGATGAGGACAGCAACCTGCTGAGCATCGAGGAAGTCCGGGCGAAGTTGATTGGCGGCGAGATGCTGCTGCTTCCCGACGACATCAACTGGAACGGCGAGCCGAAGGACAGACGCGGATACATTACTTACATGAGCAAGAACCTGTTCCGGTTCTTCTGTCCGGTAGCAAGTGAGTTCGGATACGAGTCGAAAGATACGTGTGCCTGGGTCTATCTGAATCCGGTGGGATACGACAGCAGCCGTGCCGGAATCTCGGATACCACCCTCAAGGACGGCAGGCAGTTGGTAGACTTTTACACCAATGACAATGAGTCCTTCTGGACGACACCGTAG
- a CDS encoding MmgE/PrpD family protein, with product MATPISQQIAEFAVRLRYDDLPDNVVHEVKRYLYDSVGCAFGGYHTKDVNILRDIYMQMGGAAESTLIGFGDKIPAVNATLVNSLMIRALDFNDIYWKEDPSHPSDIIPAALSVAERVGASMKDVIAAIVLAYEFEMRLCEFAVPGVRERKWHHATLTQFVSPIVAGKILGLSVDQMVNAIGINGCHNHTIGCPTAGHLTMMKNTVDPMATQAGVFAALMAQRGYSGTAEVFEGKEGFMDCFGDGWNVAKLVGDLGSRFKILECSMKAFPTEALTHTHISATLKVVRENNISFDQIEQVTITTIARACDILFDPHKYRPKTRETADHSLPYCIAAALVDHQITTNSFSEEKLKDPRIWQVIDKIKGDASTEFEKMFPAKQPSRVVVQTIDGKRFEAYLEYPKGDPREPMTEEDLDAKFNALSGRLLDATRQASMKAHIFGCEKVSARDFMKGLVA from the coding sequence ATGGCAACTCCCATCTCACAGCAAATAGCCGAGTTTGCAGTTCGTTTGAGATACGACGATCTGCCGGACAACGTAGTCCACGAAGTAAAGCGGTATCTGTACGATTCGGTCGGTTGCGCGTTCGGCGGATATCATACGAAAGACGTCAATATCCTTCGGGACATTTACATGCAAATGGGCGGGGCGGCCGAGTCGACTCTGATCGGGTTTGGTGACAAGATTCCGGCGGTGAACGCAACGCTGGTGAATTCGCTCATGATCCGGGCGCTCGACTTCAATGACATCTACTGGAAAGAAGACCCGTCGCATCCTTCCGATATCATCCCGGCGGCGTTGTCGGTTGCGGAGCGCGTCGGCGCCTCCATGAAGGATGTAATCGCAGCCATCGTGCTGGCGTACGAATTCGAAATGCGCTTGTGCGAGTTTGCGGTGCCGGGCGTGCGCGAACGCAAGTGGCATCACGCTACGCTCACGCAGTTCGTTTCGCCAATAGTCGCGGGCAAAATTCTCGGCCTGTCGGTCGATCAAATGGTCAACGCGATCGGCATCAACGGGTGCCACAACCACACGATCGGTTGTCCAACTGCCGGCCATCTGACGATGATGAAGAACACGGTTGATCCGATGGCGACGCAGGCGGGCGTGTTTGCCGCGTTGATGGCACAGCGCGGGTATTCCGGTACCGCGGAAGTCTTTGAAGGCAAAGAGGGATTCATGGACTGCTTCGGCGACGGCTGGAATGTTGCCAAGTTGGTGGGGGATCTGGGATCGCGGTTCAAGATTCTCGAGTGCAGTATGAAGGCATTTCCCACCGAAGCCCTCACACACACGCACATCAGCGCAACGCTCAAGGTTGTCAGAGAAAACAACATCTCATTCGACCAGATTGAACAGGTAACGATTACGACAATCGCGCGTGCGTGCGACATCCTGTTTGATCCGCACAAGTATCGTCCCAAGACGCGCGAGACAGCTGACCACTCGCTGCCGTACTGCATCGCCGCCGCTCTGGTTGACCACCAGATAACGACTAATTCGTTCAGCGAAGAAAAACTGAAAGATCCGCGCATCTGGCAGGTGATCGACAAAATCAAAGGGGACGCGTCTACTGAGTTTGAGAAGATGTTTCCGGCGAAGCAACCCTCGCGTGTGGTCGTCCAGACAATTGACGGAAAGCGGTTCGAAGCGTACCTGGAATATCCGAAGGGCGACCCTCGGGAGCCGATGACGGAGGAGGACCTGGACGCCAAGTTCAATGCGTTGTCGGGCCGATTACTTGACGCCACGCGTCAGGCTTCCATGAAAGCGCACATTTTCGGGTGCGAGAAGGTGTCTGCGCGAGACTTCATGAAAGGGCTGGTGGCGTAA
- the hisS gene encoding histidine--tRNA ligase, with protein MAKKEKPKRVQPQLLKGFRDYPPAEQLARERMLAKLRENFERMGFLPLQTASLEFAETLLGPHYSSDSLAELFGFRGPDDVDMALRYEFTVSLARYVASQPHLQTPFRRYQYGNVWRVDKPGPGRFREFMQFDIDIVGTLNLLADAEIIAAMVTTFQHLDIEHFVVRYSNRKILNGLIEWAGVEVDRGPDVMRVIDKLEKQGKDAVLLELGPGRIDSSGDRIPGLGLASAQITRLEAFLDVAQHQKGDPLDRVHKLLGDVSISDEGISELRQIDSHLTALGIDKTKTQIDMTVVRGLGYYTGPVFETTLLDLPEYGSVFSGGRYDNLVERFSSQSLPAVGSSVGVDRLLAALLQLQTLPLQSATADVLVTVMDPDRLSSYLEILGELRNAGIASEIFVGETKNLTKQIKYGDRVGIPFAVIAGSNEFDRGEVTVKNMAAGARVATDVSDREEWLRAEGFQETIPRGNLVSYLKQRMRRRG; from the coding sequence ATGGCAAAAAAGGAAAAGCCAAAGCGGGTTCAGCCGCAGCTTCTCAAGGGATTTCGGGACTATCCGCCCGCCGAACAGCTTGCGCGGGAACGCATGCTGGCCAAGCTCCGCGAGAATTTCGAGCGAATGGGTTTCTTGCCGCTGCAAACCGCCTCGCTGGAATTCGCGGAGACCCTGCTGGGTCCGCATTACTCCAGCGACAGCCTCGCCGAACTATTCGGTTTTCGCGGCCCCGATGACGTTGACATGGCATTACGGTATGAGTTCACGGTTTCGCTCGCACGATACGTGGCCTCTCAGCCTCACCTGCAGACACCGTTTCGTCGTTACCAGTACGGCAACGTCTGGCGGGTCGACAAACCGGGTCCCGGCAGATTTCGTGAATTCATGCAGTTCGACATTGATATCGTCGGTACGCTCAACCTGCTTGCCGATGCCGAGATTATCGCGGCCATGGTGACGACTTTCCAGCACCTTGATATCGAGCATTTTGTCGTCCGATATTCCAACCGCAAGATTCTGAACGGCCTGATCGAGTGGGCTGGAGTCGAAGTCGATCGGGGACCCGATGTGATGCGCGTGATCGACAAATTGGAGAAACAAGGAAAGGATGCCGTGTTGCTCGAGCTTGGTCCGGGTCGTATAGACAGCTCGGGCGACCGTATCCCCGGATTGGGTCTTGCGTCGGCGCAGATCACTCGCTTGGAGGCCTTTCTTGATGTGGCCCAGCATCAGAAAGGAGATCCGCTCGACCGCGTCCACAAGTTGCTGGGAGATGTCTCCATTTCGGATGAGGGTATTTCGGAGCTGAGACAGATCGATTCTCACCTGACGGCGCTGGGCATCGACAAGACAAAGACGCAAATCGATATGACCGTGGTGAGAGGCCTGGGCTATTACACCGGTCCGGTCTTTGAGACGACCTTGCTGGACCTCCCCGAATATGGATCGGTGTTCTCCGGCGGACGGTATGATAACCTGGTGGAGCGGTTCTCGAGCCAATCTCTGCCTGCTGTTGGATCTTCGGTCGGTGTGGACCGGCTGTTGGCGGCGCTACTGCAGTTGCAGACGCTACCCCTGCAGAGCGCCACGGCCGATGTTTTAGTGACGGTCATGGATCCGGACCGCCTTTCCAGTTATCTCGAAATCCTCGGAGAGCTACGGAACGCGGGAATCGCCTCGGAGATATTTGTAGGCGAAACAAAGAACCTCACCAAGCAAATCAAGTATGGTGATCGGGTTGGCATCCCGTTCGCCGTGATTGCCGGTTCGAACGAATTTGATCGAGGCGAGGTGACGGTGAAGAACATGGCGGCCGGGGCTCGAGTGGCGACCGATGTGTCCGATCGGGAAGAGTGGCTGAGAGCGGAAGGCTTTCAAGAGACGATTCCACGCGGCAATCTGGTTTCCTATCTGAAACAGCGGATGAGAAGGCGCGGCTGA
- a CDS encoding class I SAM-dependent methyltransferase: protein MATRRKSASAFEKYAHEYDWMTNAAQREVNHAREVDAIIERCYPTRVLDAGCATGLTTALFARRGIPSVGLDHSRPMIAVARQKYANSVLPMSFRWGKFERLPKAMDSSFDTVVCLANAITGVSTRSGLMASLRGFYRVLSDRGTLVLQMLNYLAVEEGTLLPIRATENQGIVYARYSQRRGKKLAIHVVRIDLNAKPPVTEPFVHEFDNYSPDEMLTAIRRSGFKNIEAYGELTFQKRFTKTSRDLVILARR from the coding sequence ATGGCAACACGCAGGAAATCAGCATCGGCGTTCGAGAAGTACGCCCACGAATACGATTGGATGACCAATGCCGCGCAGCGCGAGGTCAATCACGCCCGCGAGGTGGACGCGATTATCGAGCGATGTTACCCCACCCGCGTTCTTGATGCGGGGTGTGCAACGGGTCTTACAACCGCGCTTTTCGCCCGCCGGGGAATTCCGTCGGTTGGCCTCGATCACTCGCGACCGATGATTGCGGTCGCGCGGCAGAAGTATGCAAACTCGGTGCTTCCGATGTCTTTTCGCTGGGGGAAGTTCGAGCGCCTCCCCAAAGCTATGGACAGCTCTTTTGACACCGTGGTGTGCCTCGCCAATGCGATTACGGGAGTTTCCACGCGGTCGGGCCTTATGGCAAGTCTCAGGGGCTTCTATCGCGTGCTCAGCGACCGAGGAACATTGGTCCTTCAGATGCTCAACTACCTGGCAGTCGAAGAAGGCACGTTACTGCCGATCCGAGCGACGGAGAATCAGGGTATCGTTTACGCGCGTTATTCTCAGCGCCGGGGCAAAAAGCTGGCAATACATGTGGTCCGCATTGACCTGAATGCCAAACCTCCCGTAACTGAACCATTCGTTCACGAATTCGACAACTACAGTCCCGACGAAATGCTGACAGCGATTCGCAGGTCGGGGTTCAAAAACATAGAAGCGTATGGCGAGCTGACTTTTCAGAAGCGCTTCACGAAAACCTCGCGGGACCTGGTGATTCTGGCCCGCCGGTAA
- a CDS encoding ROK family protein — protein sequence MAHKRAFAGIDIGATNIKYGLVDPDGKVIFREQRPTVAEKGPEALMHLVTNIAERLLLFAAEDEYDVRWLGVGTPGAVDVRTGKVIGPSPNIAGWQGTEIGRTLTDRLNLPVWVDNDVNAMAMAEARFGAAVGFKSVVCVAIGTGVGGGLILNGQLWRGAGYSAGELGHMSIKFDGPRCHGDMNGCIESYCCSAAILARARARLAHGLTPVFEEILQGSLESLNIKRLFAAARKGDEVASEIITETADLLAVGLAGIVNLLNPEIVIVGGGIADGGAGFVEAVSAGIRKRAFDSATRELRVSKATLGNDAGFIGAAILGDSLR from the coding sequence ATGGCTCACAAACGTGCCTTCGCCGGTATCGACATCGGCGCAACGAATATCAAATACGGTCTCGTTGACCCCGACGGAAAGGTCATTTTTCGCGAGCAGCGCCCGACCGTCGCGGAAAAGGGTCCTGAGGCCCTCATGCATCTCGTTACGAACATCGCCGAACGACTGTTGCTTTTTGCGGCGGAGGATGAATATGACGTTCGGTGGCTGGGGGTCGGGACACCCGGGGCGGTCGATGTTCGTACCGGAAAAGTCATCGGCCCGAGTCCGAACATCGCCGGCTGGCAGGGTACTGAAATCGGACGTACTCTGACCGATCGATTGAACCTTCCGGTCTGGGTCGATAACGACGTAAATGCCATGGCCATGGCCGAAGCTCGGTTCGGGGCCGCGGTCGGATTCAAGTCCGTGGTGTGCGTTGCCATCGGAACTGGTGTGGGCGGCGGGCTCATCCTCAATGGCCAACTCTGGCGCGGCGCGGGTTACTCGGCCGGTGAACTTGGACATATGTCCATCAAGTTTGATGGTCCCCGGTGTCATGGAGATATGAACGGCTGTATCGAGTCCTATTGTTGTTCCGCAGCGATACTGGCCCGTGCCCGCGCACGTCTGGCGCACGGGTTGACACCCGTATTCGAGGAGATTCTGCAGGGTTCGTTGGAGAGTCTCAATATCAAGCGGTTGTTTGCGGCCGCCCGTAAAGGGGACGAGGTAGCATCGGAGATCATCACCGAGACTGCGGATCTTCTTGCCGTGGGATTGGCCGGAATTGTGAACCTTCTCAATCCTGAGATCGTAATAGTGGGGGGAGGGATTGCCGATGGCGGCGCAGGCTTCGTCGAAGCGGTTTCCGCCGGTATACGCAAACGGGCCTTCGACAGCGCGACCCGCGAGTTGCGTGTCTCCAAGGCGACACTGGGCAACGACGCCGGCTTCATTGGCGCCGCAATACTCGGGGATTCTCTCCGGTAA